The following coding sequences are from one Stegostoma tigrinum isolate sSteTig4 chromosome 11, sSteTig4.hap1, whole genome shotgun sequence window:
- the rpl32 gene encoding 60S ribosomal protein L32 produces MAALRPLTKPKIVKKRTKKFIRHQSDRYVKIARNWRKPRGIDNRVRRRFKGQILMPNIGYGSNKKTKHMLPSGFKKFLVHNVKELEVLMMSNKTYCAEIAHNVSSKNRKTIVERAAQLAIKITNPNARLRSEENE; encoded by the exons ATGGCAGCTCTAAGACCACTCACCAAGCCTAAAATTGTGAAGAAACGCACCAAGAAGTTCATTCGTCATCAGTCCGATCGTTATGTGAAGATTGCG CGTAATTGGCGTAAACCCAGAGGCATTGATAACAGGGTGCGCAGGAGGTTTAAGGGCCAAATCCTCATGCCTAACATTGGATATGGCAGCAACAAGAAAACCAAACACATGCTGCCTTCTGGCTTCAAGAAATTCCTGGTGCACAATGTCAAGGAGCTGGAGGTCCTAATGATGAGCAACAA GACTTACTGTGCTGAAATTGCTCACAATGTCTCCTCCAAAAACCGCAAGACAATTGTGGAGAGGGCGGCCCAGCTTGCAATCAAAATCACCAATCCCAATGCCAGATTACGCAGTGAAGAGAATGAATAG